CTCTCTGTGCTACGACCCTCGTTTCGTTGGTGGCGATGGAGTGATGTTCTATTTCCATGGAGCAAAGGGAGGAAACTTTGCAATAGTTTCAGACAACAACCTTCAAATCAATGCTCATTTCATCGGAACTAGACCACAAGGAAGGACCCGAGACTTCACCTGGGTGCAGGCACTCTCTGTCATGTTTGATACTCACAATCTTGTCATTGCTGCTAAAAAAGTTTCCCAATGGAACAGCAACATTGATAGCCTGATCCTGAGCTGGGACGGCGAGGAAATCAACATCTCTAACGATGAAGCAGCTGAGTGGAGAGCCAACAAGGAAGAAAGAGAGGTTATAGTAGAAAGAACTGATGAAACCAACAACGTTAGAGTGAGAGTTTCAGGTCTTGTAGAAATGGACATCAAAGTCAGGCCTGTCGGAAAACGAGAAAGTATGATTCACAACTACCAGTTGCCTGACGATGATGCTTTTGCTCACCTGGAAACACAGTTCAAGTTCAGGAACCTGTCGGATCTAGTGGAAGGGATCCTGGGAAAGACTTACAGGCCTGGCTATGTTAGTCCTGTGAAGATTGGTGTGGCTATGCCAATGATGGGTGGTGAAGATAAGTATCAAACTCCATCTCTATTGTCACCTCTTTGCAATGCTTGCAGGTTTCAGGGTAAATCAGCTGCAGGAATTGCCACGATTTAACCATGCATTTTGATGTATCTTTATTCTGAACTtagaattaagaaaaataaattaagcaaATAAAACAGAGTCATTCTTTGTATTTTGCAAAATAATAAAGCATGGAGACTCTAGCATCAAGAATTGTCCACTGAACTGAAAACTCTTCTCAAGCATGGAAACTCAAGATTTACTACCAGTTGAATATTAGCCGTTAACTGTttgtattttgattttattcaaataCTAACCACTATCTCTACATGCTATCGCCGAACTATgacaaattataaattaaaaagaaagtgttatagtagaaattaaatcataattgaACTGAATTTAATTCATCGTTTTATTTGAttctaatttttcataaaaaatataatcgaaaggtaaattaaaatttaccaAATTAAAACCAAACCCAGAAATAAAAAGGGAAATTTACGTTTTAGTAGCTGAGATATAAGTAATTAATGGATTCATTCatctatttttagaacccaaTAATTTTGTCTCTAAAATTTAATCCCGTCAAAATTAGAGATTTCTCCGTCAAAATTAGAGATCCTTCCGTCAAAAATACTATTAGTGACAGGAAAAATGACCGAACTACCATTTCTATAACTGAATACTTTAGTcccctaaaatttaatttctataaatttcTAGGTCCTTCTCTCAAAgaattaaaggaaaaaatatgttttcgttcttaaaatattacataattaacagatttgtccctctatttttcgAATTTAATactttagtccctgaaatttaatttcgtcaaaatttaaaaaagaaaatcccAAACTCATtctccataaacaaataaaattttcaataaatttaagattcaaattcaacaaagataataaaaatcaaagtatataaaatttaaattattaaaaataaaaataatgccGTTCGCTGTTGATCACTATTCgccatttaaaaaattcattaaaacgtcttttacattttaaaaagtctaataGGTAGTTTTTTcgttaattttagtcgttaaatattataaaaaaaatctaaaatatcctTGATATGGAGTGactaattagtattttttttaataatttgaggatcaactaataattttttctaaattatagggactaaataataaaatatttagtgataaaattaatagagaaactaattagtaggctttttaaaatttcagagacattttaatatatttttcaaaattgagagaTTAAATTGCAGATTTTCCatactatagggactaaatagtaattttttattttattattgataagggtatttttgaaattatatttattctctttcctttgacCAAGGAAAATCATTAATTTAACAGAAATTTTTGACGGAAAAATCTTGGATTTTGATTGAATTAAATCTCAAGGATGAAAGTGTTGGattctaaaaatagagagacaaacccgttaattatgttatacctcaaggactaaaaaataattttttcaataaaaaactaTATATAACTTATATTATCTTTTAGTCATAGACTTCCTAATAATTTTAGTTGTAAAtgcattaatttaattaatagtaattaattatataattaattcacATTTTAATGATGTAATATACttataaatctttaattttgtGTGTAAgactatataattaaaatataaataaatattaatatactcCATtcttctcataatttttatctattttttttattaaattattgtctACTTTCCTATTTTAGACTACAtaagtatataaattaatatactcTATCATTCTCCTAATTTTTGTctatctttccttttctttgttatctcaaaattattctcctttttatattgtaagaaaataaagataaatatagtatttctcAATGATCCGGTGACGATGTGGTTGGCCgcttgataagggatatcgcAAGTTAATAGGTTGGTAACCCTGTAATTACAGACGTAGTTGGAACACGCTGGACTGTGCTTGATAACGGTAACTTCGTGCTGAAAATCGCCTTGTCGAgggaagggcgagtcttgatgataaaCCGGGTGTCAAGGTGTTCGGGTCTTCCTTTTCTCGGTCTGAATCATGTTTTCCACTCATTAAATCCTTACAATATATCACTGTCTTATAGTAACAgctcatgacttattttagGCGATTGTTATGTTGCATCAGAGGTCCCCCTACTGGACTTCAATCTTTTACGTTCAAAGTTGATGTGCCTCTTCATGTTGAGGCACGTGGCACGATTTGGCTAGTCTTCACTGTCGGCATCGTTTTGCCTGTCGACAATTGCCTTATTTCTTGAGTCATATTTAAAGTTTTGTTAGTTATGCCACTGTATAAGAACTCTCATTTCTTTTGTTTACGACTGTATCTAGGAGGAAATGAATGGGGGTACTTCCTTTACTATTCCTAAGGACAACCAGATCTGTGTGGAGGATAATATTATGGTCTTTGAAGAGCAGCTGAAGGCGGATCTTCGAAGAGCAGCTAAAGGCGAGTCTTTATGAAGGAAGTACCCCCATTCGAAATAAATGGGGGTACTTCCTTTACTATTCTTAAGGACAACCATATCTGTGTGGAGGATAACATCATGGTCTTCGAAGAGCAGCTGAAGGTGGGTCTTTATGAAGGTGCAAGCATACTGCCTAACTCTGTGTATCAGCTGAGCGCTGCCATCAATCCGACTACAATGACTTTTCAACATTACGACCCCTAGAAAAAGGGGGTTGGATTGTGCAAGATTGATTATGAGAGCTAGACCAGGAAAATAGTGAGAGAGACGGTCCTTCGTATGCAGTTTTTCTTGCACAGACGACATCTTCCCGAAGGATAAGGTCGAGATGCTAAGGACAACCCTACCAGCCAGGTCTCTGCtagatttttagaaaattctgaTGTAATAGAGGCTTACTGAAGTCCACCTTATCCCCCTTGTGATCttttgtaatatatattttgtgTATCTATTCTTAGGTATTTATTTGTTCCTTTTGTTACTGTCAACAATTATGAACTTCTTTTATTCGGATGCCTTAGAAATGGGCCAAGGATGTTTATCCCCCATTGAAAGAAAGGTCAGGGGCTTCCAATGGCTGTTTGCATTTCTCCTAAGGTCTTTGAGATATTTGCAGGTACTTGGAATCTTTGACATTTTTGGACAAGTTGCTTCGCTCTTGCATTATCATCGGCCAATAGTACTCTTGTCTAAATGTTTTCTGGGAGATTGTCCAAGCTCCTTCATGGCTCTCGCAATCACCTTCATGGATATCCTTTAAGATTTCCTGGCCTCCTCCTCTGTAACACATCGCAGCCATGGCCGTGTGGAGGACCTCCTGTACAACCAACCAtcaattagtgcatatttaAAAGATTTCCTAATTACCTGTTTGGCTGATAACTCATTGACTGAAAGATCATcttgtataaaaaatttatatacaagGTCATCCATAATTCTCCCTTCTTTATGAGAAAAGACTATTCCACTTCCATTACTGGAATATGCAATTTCTCAAACTGAAATAATTGAGTCAAGTGCTATTCACCCGCCGCCGCCATCTTGGCTAGAAGATCCGCCTCTTCATTATTGCCTCTGGCCATCTGGAAAAATTCACAGCTACCTTGCTCGTCTTGAAACCTCTCCATTAAGACTGAATATTTTCCTCATATTTGACAAGATTCAGTTCTCGAACTTTGAATTGTCTTTGGCACTGATTGACAATCAATTGTAAATCactaaaaataatgaatttttgtaTATCTAATTCCTTGATGATTCTCATGGCCATTATTATAGTCTCACACTCAGCTATATTGTTGGTGGCATTGAAGGCGAGATTTGTTGCATACTAAAACTCTATACCATTTTGAGATTGCAACAGGATCCCAATTCTGGAACTCCCAACTCCACAAGCTCTGTCTACCCAAATATTCCACTCCTCTATGGTTGATTCAGGAGACTCCGAAGGTTCTAACAGCAGAGTCATTTCCGCGATAAAATTGGCTAGTACTTAGGTTTTTATGGCCTTTTTTGAAACATACTTAATATCATAGGTCGACAATATTACCGCCAGGTGGACAACCACCCTGATAGCTCTGGTCTGTGTAGAACCTTTCGCAGAGGATAATTGGTTCTGATTTCTATGGTGTGTGACTTGAAGTATGGTTGTAGCTTTATGGCTAACATTATGATTGCAAATGCCAATTTTTTGAAAGGAGGATAATTCAGCTCTGCCCCCTTCAAAACTTGGCTGGCATAATATACGGGGCTATGTTCCCCATTGTTTTCAGAACAAGTACTAAGCAAACTATTTCATGTGTCACATAGAAACAAAATATCGCCTTTGATAGGTGGGCTTAGCAACGAAGGAAATGATAAAaaggtttttaaattttcaaaagccTCTGCACATTCTTCCCCCATTCAAACTTaccttttcctttcaaaaccttGAAGAACGGGAGACATCTTCTGCTGAGCATGATATTAATCGACTCAGGGCAGTGACTAGCCCATTTCACCTATGTACTTCATTAATGATTTTGGGTGTTTTCATATTTTAGATAACACTGATCTTCTCAGGgttcatctcatgcctctttctGAAATGATATATTCCAgaaatttttcagtttttacCTTGAAGGTACACTTTTTAGGGTTCAGGTTCATACCTGCTTTGTTCAAGACGTTAAAGACTTTTTAGATATCTTCTGAATAGTCTTTCAAGGATCGGCTCTTTACTGTACCTTTTGTTCTTTACCTAGCTAGACCTCCTCTACCAGGTCTGTTGGCTCTAGTTTTACATGAGTTTTCGATTTTTCCAGCAAGTCGATGGATATTGTTGCTTTTTTAAGGCTTTTTTGCTGGATGTCCATAATCTTCTTTGGCTAATCTTGGATTGCCTCGGACCATGACTATTCCTCCTAGAGTTGGtagcttaagacacatagcacccatATTAATAACAATACCGTGCCAGTTTAGGATTGGGCAACCGAGTATCACATTGTACTCAAATGGAGTATCTACCACCGCAAATTCTGTATGCAACGCCTGTATTTTTCGTTACTTAGTACTAGGGGGAGGTTGGTGGTGCCAAGCACTGCCACAttcttatctcctaatcctactaaCGGATAGAAAATTGTGACAAGACTATTTTTATCTAAGTCTAACTTGTTAAAAGCATTTAAAATGAGGAGGTTAACAGAACTATTTGTATCCACCAATACTCACCTTACCTCGTACCTATTTAGGAGGATCTTAACGATCAACAGGTTGTTTTGAAAGAATCTAACCGCTTTATCTGCAAGACCGAACCTTACCTACTGTTTAGCTCAAGGTTCTTGTTTAACTGACAGGATATCTTTTGCTACGcgcttatttttttcctttatctTTGTTAGGTCCTCCTGCAATAACATGTACAATTCTAGCTATTTCAAGAGATAGAGAAGAGAGATTCCTTTTTCAGAGAGAAAAGGAACAAAAAAtcagttttaatccaaatgaatagagaggaTTCAATGGATATCTCGGCAATAGAATGATGTTGT
This sequence is a window from Manihot esculenta cultivar AM560-2 chromosome 4, M.esculenta_v8, whole genome shotgun sequence. Protein-coding genes within it:
- the LOC110614151 gene encoding uncharacterized protein LOC110614151 codes for the protein MVNIRSYVLVVLFVVLIAVEATVARADANGNGNGNKGNSNGSGDKGNNNGNDNEGNNNGNENTGNNNGNGNKGNGNGNKNGGDNNGNGKNDDFDDVEPLPTGQERVSCKAKGGCHLKTLVCPAQCPEKKPKNNKRKKGCHVDCSSKCEVTCKWRKPNCNGYGSLCYDPRFVGGDGVMFYFHGAKGGNFAIVSDNNLQINAHFIGTRPQGRTRDFTWVQALSVMFDTHNLVIAAKKVSQWNSNIDSLILSWDGEEINISNDEAAEWRANKEEREVIVERTDETNNVRVRVSGLVEMDIKVRPVGKRESMIHNYQLPDDDAFAHLETQFKFRNLSDLVEGILGKTYRPGYVSPVKIGVAMPMMGGEDKYQTPSLLSPLCNACRFQGKSAAGIATI